CATGTGCTTGTGTCGTCACGTCACTTGTCGGTGCCTGCCTAGTCGCGTCACGTCGTGTCCCTTGCGTGCTTGTCTTCATGTCATGTCTACTGCAGCAGTGTAGGCTATTGGATCTCATTCTAGTGTAACATTGATTGTGagggttatttatttatttattattattattttttacgcTTGAGTCAGTCCCACTGCTATCATTCACGATTGTAAAGATCGTTTCATTCCCTTTGCGACCTTCACCCTAGCCTACTCTTCGGCTTCAACCGACCATCACTCTCTTTGCCCTTCGCTCTTCtgcgtccttttcttcttcttcttcttcttcctcttcctcaggCTACCTGATCAGGTGCATCGATTCAAATAGACACCTCCCTCGAACCCGTACATGTGAAACTGCTCGCCCTTGATCTCCTCTCCTTGACAGTTCATAACTCCCCGCACTCGTCTTCCGTCACCTTCAGTCGGAAGGGTATGCATGTTGCACGTGCTGAGACAGTTGGGGTGGTGGTCATTCTCGACCGCGGAGATGACTATATCACCTTCCAGGTTGATGATGGGAGTGGATGCATTTAGGGGTGTAAACAAATTGAATCGAGCCGAATATGTAGAAAAATTTAAGGCTcaaattcggctcgaaataggtatattcgagttcgagctcgattcgaaacttgaaaattttaaaatgtttggttcgagctcggttcgaattagggctcgggttcgagttcgactcgaaatattcgaacatgttcacGAATTATTCTAATTATTGCTCGAAAATAAGTTTgaaaggctcgaaatttatttatttaatatatatttaacttatattaataaatattaaggctcgtgagcgactcgaacaatataatttgggctcgagttcggctcaaaaaaaagtttgaacatgttcgagttcggctcaaattcgataaattcgaatacgaatcgaatatttttcgagccggctcgaaaagcttGCGAGTCGGCTCGATTTGTTTGCGGCCCCAAATGCATCCCTTGCTTCCTTAGCCTCCTCCACCAGCGCGAACATGGGTGGTACCTCGGTATGGCGGTCGAGATAGCTCGCATGGAGGCCTCCGTAGTTGAGTTGGGGAAATTGGTTCGGATCAGAGGGAGGATCACCTTGTATCAGGGGTCAATTCAGTTGAAGGTGAGGAACGTGTTGGTTGAAAACGATCCCAACATGGAGATCCTCCACTCCCTCGACTGCATTAGATTGACCAAAGAAGTTTATGATAAGCGGAGTTCATCTAATCGTTGATGCGGGGTTGCCACAAGCTGCGGGGTTGCCACATCCCTAAACGTTGGCTGTCAGTCTTCCATCTTATGTTATGCTAGCTTCTCTGATCCTAAGTACTGTACTATGTTATGTTATTCTATGTGATGCGATGTTATGTCTTGTAATGTCGTCTTAAGCTGTCTAATGATATTGTATGTTATTCTATGTTACGTAATGTTATGGTATGTTTGTTGAAGGTTGTTATGGTATCAATTGAGTTTATGAGAATCATGATGAATTTATACCATTAAGCGTTTTGTTTGCTAGCATTTAACGCACAGAGATAATCGGAAGGTAATTACACAATAAGTGCAGATTCAGATACAATACTCCCCCTTAAATCACATCGGTATTTTTCTCTTACTCTTTCCTTCGAATTCATGCTGCAGTCCACAAAATAATCTAATCTTCTCTAATCATCTTTGCTAATATATATATACGATAGGGGGTAAAAGCTCATTTAACAAAAACTAAATTAGCCAAAAGGTCGTATAGCCCAAAGGCCATTCAGGGCAAAAGGCCATTGAGGCCAAAGCATATTTAGGACAAAACCCATATAACCAAAAGCCCATTTAGCCTAATGCACATTTAGGCCAAATCCCATATAGCCAAAAGCTCATTTAGCCCCATGCATATTTAGCCCAAATGCCAAAGCCTTTTTAGGCCAATGATCTTTTAGCCCAAAAGCCCTAAGCCCTAAGCCCTAAGTCCAAAAGCCCTAAATCCAAAACTCCTAAGGCTAAAAGGCCTAAGCCCAAAAGCCCATATAGCCAAAAGCTCATTTAGCCTAATGCACATTTAGCCCAATTGCCAAAGCTTTTTTAGTCCAATGATCTTTTAGCCCAAATGCCCTAAGCCCAAATGCCCAAAAGCCAAAAGCCCTAAGCTCAAAAGCCCTAAGTCAAAAGCTCAAAAGCCCAATGCCACGAGTTCTGTTCTCTCTCTCATTCaccttttttttattcttttttattcattttttaaataattaatctttatttatttttttatttgttaatgaattcattaattattTTATCAACCTTGATTACGTAAACGTCCCGTCGTGCCCTGTTGTCCTGTCGCGTCCGCTCGTTTCCGCTCATGTCCTTTCCCGTCCTCTCGTGTCCCCCGTGTGCAATGTCGTTATGTCAGCTGCCAATTGCAATGTCGTTATGTCAGCTGCCAATTGCTGTCTCGTCTTGTCCCTGCGCGTGTAGTGCCGTCACATCACATTTTCGTCAGTCAGCAACCGTTGTCCTCTCGCATGCATTGTCGTCACGTCACTTGTCAGCTCCTGCCCAGTCATGTCACGTCGTGTCCCCTCGCGTGCAGTGTCGTCACGTCACCTGTCGGCTACTGACCAGTTGCGTCACGTCGTGTCCCCTCATGTCCCCTCGTGTGCTTGCTTTCGTGTCACATCTGCTACAGTGTAAGCTATTGGATGATGCAGCGTAGCATTGATTGAGGGTTTTTTTTTGTTGCGCTTGATTCCCACTTCCATCATTCACGATTATATAGATCGCTTTATTCCCTTCACCATCGTTGCGACCTTCACCCTAGGCTGGTCTTCGGCTTCAACCGTCACTCTCTTTGCCCTTCGCTCTTCTGCTtattcttcctcaccaccctctactcctccattctcttttctttctccttctccttcttctttttcatcaCGCTCGTCCCGCTCCCACCGCTGCTAGCTATCAACATGACCACCGTCAACCCAACCGTACATTTCAAACTCAGGGCATCCGATTTCTTGTCCTTTCCATCCACACTCACCCCAACTCACCTCTGTCGTTCACCCGGAGAGGTAGGGCGATGGCGCGGGTTGAGACTATGGGGGTCGTGGTGAGTGTGGAGCGCACCCACGAGACTCTGACCATCCTTGTCTACGATGGCTGCGGCCGCATTCCCTGCACCCTTTTCCTCCAAACCACAGCCCGAACAAGGTGAGGCTGCATCAGTTGACTTGGGGAAGCTTGTCCGAGTCCGAGGGAAGATCACACTGAGTCCAGATGGGGCACTGCAGCTTACCGTTAGTTCTATTatcgtcaaacgcgatctgaatgtCCAAATTCTGCACATCCTGGAATGCATGGAACAAGCATCGCGCGTATATGCCCTAAACCGATCGAGCGTTATGGTTATGCCGCAAGGAAAGTTAGGGTTGCTATGTTAGGGTAACTCTTGTTAAGTTGTGGTGTGCTCTTGTGAGTTCCGGATTTGACCCCTAGTTATTATGTCAAAGATATCATGTATCTACTGTTTATGTTACGCCCTAGAGATGTTATACCATTATGGAAGGTTTGATGTAAACTTCCACTGATACAGCACAGTGGCTAAGGCATAGCAGAGAGTCTCATGATTCCTCTACTTAGTTCATCATGCATGCTGaagacttataaaaaaaaaaaaaaaagtagcatgagaagaggaagaaaaagcatATGCTTGTTTTTCTCtctgttaaatttttttataaaaataaatctatcatattttaaaatttatatttagatattttttaatttaatttttttctaacacgatatttattttaatatatatatatacatatatttaaaaaattctactttttaatttaatttaatttaatttaattcttttaATAACACGTTTTGATTtctttactttaaaaatattaaaaaattatatataaaaaaattggtCACCGTCGTAGGCAGGCCCACCGGCCCTACCTGATGAGAGAGGAGGTCGGCTCTGCACATGAGTCTCATGAGAGATAGGACGTGCTGATTCAGTGTTGACTGCGGGATCCACTGACCACTATCGATAATTTACTGCAATGTTTTTGTGATTTATCGTAACCATCGGTGGGAAATGTATGGTCGAACTGATCCAGTTGGATGGTAGGAACGGCACACAtgcattatatttttttttgagtttttttttttaaaaatgaaaggGTTGATGACGACAACAACCATACACACAACACAGAGGATCGATCttctgattaaaaaaaaaaaatcaggaatATAATCATAGTTAGATTTTAACTGTAATTCATTATAATTAGTTAtgattttttcttaaatttatcGTCCCTCTTATATTAGAGTTTGGATTGAACAAGTGGCTAGAGATTATTTGGAGCAGCTCCTTCACTCGGTGTTAGGCTATTTGGTCATTTGTCCATCGCTGATGACCTCCGGCTGATCATCCGTCCCGACCTAGAGTATAATCTAAGGGGACTGAATTTAGagagaaattataattaattataattaaatgatGATCATGAGCAAATTGCAAGTACAAATGATTTATTTATTGGTTCACTTTTTTATTAAATCAGACGATCTATGCTCCTATATTCAGGAAACTGGAATGCTCGGTATACGTGGGTTAGGATCTTTTTAATGGACATACCGATATCCAAAAAAGCTTGGTTTCGTTTCATAAAATACCTTTTACAATTTTAGCAATgccaatttgtttttttttaaataataataaaaaataatagaaaatcacagtaattttaatgaatttaaatatttttcatatttagtttaacaaaatcaaatctttgaaaaataatttataaatttttattttcaaacaccattaaaaatattatatttgccGAAGTTGACTAATGGATAATggtcaatttatttatttaggtGAAAAttgacataataataataataataataataataataataataataataataataaatttacttACAATAACTCCATGTTTGTCgtcgttattattattatttttaattgacaTTTAATTTCCGCACTAATTTTGAGCCGTCAATTCTATGGAAAATTTTGATTATATATCCGGATAAATTATAAAGCCCTCATAATGCACATTCCATCAGcctaatttttttaatcagtCCATTGAAATATGGACTCTTTCAATAgctatgataattttttaattaacctcCATCATTAGGTATCTAACCCTTTGAATCAATTAATCTAAGATCATTAATTTAATCTCATAAAAAAATTTTTATCagctaataaaataaattaaaaagtgttCATGAAAAAACAATACATATGACATCTTTGGTTAAGTACTATTGAAATAATCATCGTGGGACAGCTATGATAATTATTAACATTATATAATGATGATGATTGCATTGCTTTTATATTCATTTTCTACTTATTTTTATatgtcatttttatttttttaacttttattttgaataagttctaaaaaattattttttatatcaaatttagactatttactaattaattttggtgaAGGTTAAAATGATATTAAGATGATGTTTGgctaaacttatttaaaatagcTTATAAGCTCGTACAGCTTATAAATTGTTTTAGGAGAttataagttgttaggtcttattttaaaaataagttgttaaaatgtttgggtgaacttattacaatcaacttaaagatattaatgtgtttggtattataagatctttttattaataaaattatcataaaggatataatactattaatagagtgttttgagatttttattaatagagggttttgggcGAATTTCTGCACCAggggagagaaaattagaaagaggcGTTGGCGGAGAAGATGACACAACGTTGAAAGAAAAGTCGacggagataaaaagatattaggcttataaaaatttatggaggataagatggagatttatgaaattatataaggatattttagagaaataaattattaaaataagatttttttttaaaaaagtagggtcttccatacttttttaaaaacaacttataagctccaaaacagcttattttgacagcttataagctgtttgaaaaaaaatttaccaaacaaatttgaagaccttataagctccaaaacaacttataagctgttttaAAGAGCTTATAAGCTCAACCAAATACCCTCTAAGTTAATGTCTTAGGattattagtaattttttttataaaaaattaagtaTTGTCATGTTTttctttagtctcatatcttagGATTAACAACACCGTAAATAGataaacttttataaatatcttgagccgacaatattaaaaaatatatattttttgattttttaactaagatatattaaattaactttttatGAGGAAAAATTCGTTATATATTATTGGAGTTCACCACTGTACTATATCAAGCTAAACATGAGCTAGGGTTAGGTCATGCTCTCTTCCGACTGGCCCTTTGGACTAGCCAGACCACACAACACCCGGGGCTCGGCCCAACAATGTTACTAGCTTGAACCTTTCTTGCTGTTACCTTCCTCCCGCCGCAACACTCATCGTTAACTCCCTTACCACCAACTTCTCTCTTTGTTGATCGTCACTCGAACTGTCTGTACTCGCCAACTACTCTCAAGCCTTGCCGACGACTCCGTCAAGATCGATACAGCtttgaagagaaaaaaaaatcgacACAAAATCTCTTTCGGTCAACGAAGCTCGATCGAGAATGagtcctttcttccttctttttttctcccTCCCTCTTCTCGCTCTCTATGATTCATGGACTTCTTTAGCTCGGCCATCGGCTTTCAAGAACGCTACCTGCTCCTGCTCTTCCGTTACTGGATGTAAGCTCATAAAAATTCCTCTTTGTTTTTTCTTTGGTGTTGGTTTGTTTCATGTGGCATTTTATATGATTCGTATTTCACTAACACTGTTATAATGAGGCAAAGAAAACCCCCTTGTTTAATGCTCATTGAAGGAGACCGAAGAGcaagagaagagttaaaagaTGTGTTTTTGCTCAATGAATTGTTCATTTCCACTCAAAATCAATAAGCAGAAATCGCATGCTCCTGCTTTAACTAGcaatttctaagttttttttttgttgcaactGAGCTCCTCTTCTTAAACCCTAGCAACAAACTTGTTTGCATTTTGTTAATTATCACTGCTTTGTAACTTTCTAAGTTATGCAATGATTAATTGCTGAATCATCTAAATTCCTCCTTCTGAAGTGTTTGATAGGTCTTGTTGTTTTGAAGATAACAGGAGGTTCCCGGAGAGATGCCTGACTGGTTGCGGTATTTGGGCTTCACTGCTAGTCTGCCATTTGCATTGGCTGCAAGCTTTTTGTCTATGATCTTCACCGTGGTCGGCTTGACCATCATGTTCATCTTGTAAGCAATTCTTCCATTCTGTATCTATAGCAATGGCTAATTCTTGTTGGTTGGCACGGTACATGTTTGAGCATCGAATAAAGAACATCTATCTGCTAAAGTTGTTGAGTTATTTGTAATTGAACCCATTAATGTGAAAATTGAGATTTCCACTACCATTTTAGCTTCACCGGTGATGGTGCTCAAGTCAATTTTTTCAACATAATCTCAAAGCAAATCTAAATTTTGATTCATTTCACATGTGTTTGGGTCAATTAGTAAGTGTAAAATGGTGGCAGGTGGACACTTTCTTTATGCACTTCCTGCAGTTCCTGTTGTTGCCAATATGAAAAAATGAGGGAGGTGGTGAAGACACTCGACATGGTTCACTTCTACATTATCGGCTGGTGTACTTGCGATCCATCGTGGTGTAAATGCTTCTCTCCCATATACTTTGAGATTGTTTTTCCAAATCTTTCGCGGCAATTTGAAATAAGTAGCATCCAATGGAACACAAAACACCAAAGATCTTCATACAAGATAAATGTGGAGAGTTTCAAGATATGAAATGGCACACCATGCAAGAATCTTAAAGTTTGGATTTGAAATCCCCTTTTCTGAGTTTTTCATGCGTTGAGTTCTTGTCACTTTAACCCTATATTTTTTGTTCTCACGGTTTATTTGTTAATCTTCTCAGCATCCAAAACAGTTACTGAATACAATCCAAACTATCAGCTTCATCATCAGCCCCCTCCTACAGATTTTGTTATCGCAATACCTCGGCCACCACCTCCGCAGCTCATCAGCTCCAGGAATCTACTATCACCTTCTTCTCTTACAACTACTCCAGGTTTATCCAAGAGAAGCTTCACATATGAAGAGTTGGCAATCTCTACGAATAACTTCTCTATGAATAATGTGTTGGGCGAAGGAGGCTTTTCCTTAGTGTACAAAGGGACACTAACCAATGGCAGAGAAGTTGCAATCAAGCGTTTGAAAGATACTCACCGGCAGCCAGATCTTGAGTTCATGAAAGAGGTAGATAtattaagtctagtgcaccatAGGCATCTCGTTTCGCTCATTGGATTCTACGTCTCGGAGCTAATATGCCTACTTGTTTGCGAATATGTTCCTAACAAAACATTGGAGTTCCATTTGCACGGTAAGCCAGGCTTAACGAAGGTGTTCCATGTAGCCATGTCTTAGTGATGTACACTTCTAGCATTTTGTACAGGTAGAAATGGATCTACTTTGGCTTGGAGACACAGATTCAGAATTTCCTTGGACTCAGCAAAAGGCCTTGAATATTTGCATGAAGATTGTGAGCTCAGTTTCTTCCTCTCTATGTCTCTCTTGTTGTAAAATATCTTCCTATTCATTCGTCCACACTGAATGTTATATTTCTGGAGTGGGTAATCTTACTTTGATGAACTTGTAGGCAATCCAAGGGTGATTCATCGCGATATTAAATCTGCCAATATTCTTCTGGATCATCAGTTTAGAGCCAAGGTAAGCAAACTACTGATTACCTAGGAATTGGTAAGTGCTTGATAGTTTATATTATGACATGAAGATTGAACAACATTATATTGTATGTATAACTAGTATATATTTGTACTCAACTAGGGGTTTCAAAGCTAAAACTGTAACATTGAAATTGCTACTAGCTTAGATACTATTCTTGTTCTAGGAAGATAAATCCTATCCCTTCTGTTCTCAAGTGTTTGCTCCCAAGAAAATCCAAAGTAGTTGAAGATAAATCTTTGTTTCGCGCAGATTGCAGATTTTGGGATTGCAAAGCATGTTTCAGATGAGACAACTCATATCTCAACTGTTGTGAAGGGAACTTATGGGTGAGTGCCCTATGACATAGTTGAGTTCCATGTTATCGTCAAAACTAAACCAACAAGTTTTGCCACTCTTGGAATTCTCATGTGACAACAGTTACCTCGCTCCGGAGTATGCTTCTACTGGAAAACTTACTGATAAATCTGATGTTTACTCTTACGGGGTGTTGCTTGTGGAGCTGATCACTGGACGAAAACCTCTAGGTTTGGCTGATTGGGTCAGTTGTTAAAAAAAAACAGTTTCTGCTTATTCATTTCAGtcttaagtttcaaaattgtatgAACGGCTTGATATGTATCTCCTCTGAGAATTCTATTTGATATGTTCAATTTAGGCGAGGCCCTTGCTACAGAAAGCAATGGAAGATGCAATATACGATGCCCTTATCGATCCATTCTTAGACAACGACTACGATCCTGTTGAGGCAGGGAGAATGGTGGCCTGCGCCGCTGCTTGTTTGTGCCATGCTGCAGCTCTCcgaccaagcatgagtcaagtattTTGCTCAAACTCTTTTCTTTTATCTCATTCCATTTATTGAACTAGTCTTTCTGCTCAATCTGTATCGCTGTCTCCTAATCACTAGTTGTTTCATCATGTTTGTCGAAGACTAATGACCAGAATCATTTAGTTTTAGATTCTATAAAAGGTAGAATTTGCTGGTACTCCATAACATGTTTAAAAAGTTATTGAACAAGGTCCAAGAAGAAATTTCTTACCCAATCTAATTTCAGTCGGCATTAAGCTGAAACTTGTTTTGAACAATTTTCATTGTTTGCTACAAAATTTCTACTTCAGAAGTCATCTTTTCTTAAAGAAGCAAGAATACATGTTCCTGATGGAGGAGTGTGTTTAAAGCAGTGTCCAAAACCAAATCATTCAAGTGGATTTCTCTCGATTTATAAGCAAACAACTTTGGACTCAAATAGGATTTCTCCATTCGGGGACTAAGTTCAACATTTAGTTCCTTAATCAAATCTACAATCTTCACAATTGATCAGCCATTTCCTCACTGTTTCTCTTTTAactttttgcattttttttttcatattgaaCAGATTTGTAGGGCATTGGAAGGATGCATTTCATTTGGAGATCAGAAAAGTGTTCAATCTCCACCAGGTTCATCATCTGCCAATACTTTATTCCAATCAGTAAGTAAATCAAACACTGCATTGCGAACAACTTTTCTCGTGTTGGTATCATATGATGAAACTTTTACATGGATCTCATTTTGCACAGGTTCTAACTCCATGAACAACAAATCCTTAAAAACTCCATGTGAAGAAACCATTGAGATTTAAGTTGCAACCAATTCAGAGATGCTGTGTGATTATTAATATTCATCAAGTTTTGTTAATATTTGTTCTATAATTTCTAGGCTCAAGCGTTATTTCAAAGTCAAGACAGGGATTTTGGATAATTCTAAGTGTGATTAATTGAAATATATATACCAAGTAATGTGTTTTATTATGAATATTAGAGAATATTTTCGATCATTTTATTTCTATACATTAATATGTGGTTCATTGAAGCTTTGCCAAATTTTCACACACATGAATaacataaataatttaaaataaaacaatgatctttttattttttatttttaaaaaaaggttAGGTAACACATTTTTATCACTTGATTTAAAGGTTTGGTGGGGTTTGTCAATGCCatctttaaaatattattaaatagatAAATTAGTTAAATAATTAAATGTGCTAAACAAAGCTCTTATTGCTCATTAACATATTAACGATATTAGTTCTAAtaccttaatttaatttaaaattaaaattgactattactttataatatgaattttatataaatatttaaccggtcaaaaattcaattaattaattaaataagtagGATTGTGAATATTAAAGTAAGATGTGGCTATTTGTGTCGTGAACCGTCGCTTTCGAAGTTGTTTCCGAGCCGAGTGAACCGGTCGGCCCGGTCcgaatttgaaaactcttcttcctctctctctctctctcgattAAAaagtgttatttatttatttatttaaatcctCAATTCTCAAGCAAAGCAACAAGAAGAGGAAGCCACATCGCTCTCCGCCCGACCAccgccgccaccgccgccgccgccaccatGTCGTCCGCCCCTTCGCCGGCGTCCTCCGCCAGCTCTCCTCCGCTGGAAACCCCCTCCGCTCCTCCCACAATCGCGACTCCGCCCGCAACCAGTCCCACCTCCATTCCACCTTCCACGCCCTCGCCACTTCTCCTCCCGACTCCGCCCTCCGCTTCACCTCCTCCTCCGTAtgtagcctccgatcggtctCCACCCTCCTCGCATTCTCCTCCGCCGCCTAAAGCGCCGTCGACCAGGTCTCCGACCAcgccgtcgtcgtcgtcctcttcCAGCTCTAGCTCCATCTCCACGCCGGTTGTCGTCGGGGTGGCGGTGGGTGGAGTGGTGATCCTCTTGATGCTGAGTTTCATCTGCGTTTTTTGTTGGAGAAAGAAGCGGCCGGTGCCGCATTCGCCGCCACATTACTATCGAGCTTCACTTCCGCCTCCAAAGGCAGCGAAAGGTTAGATCTATCATGTACCATCTTGttgattttctggaaaatatcTTTTCGCCCTCGGTGTAGATCTACACACTACAAAACTTAAATCTGTGCTGTTTCAAGTTTCACTTTACTTCGAAATATCTGCTTTTCCCCCCATTTTTCCTTTTGATCTCCTACTGGTTTTGATGTGAAAAAACCCCCCTTCCTCCCTCCCTTAGTCATGAAAGGAACATGGCATAGAGTAGCTGGCGATAGATTAGTTGTTTATTCGGATGGAGAGATTTCCATCTCAACGTAGTTAGCAATTTCTAAGTTTGTTCATCAAGCAACTATTTGTGCCAAAAGGAATCTGACTAGTTACGAGATTTGGTTCTATAAACACAATGTTCTTGTTCTTATCAGcaaattttccacttttgaatgaCAAATGCTGCCTTACTAAAGTCCATGGGAAGACTGTTTTCAGGTGATCGATATGGTGAATATTGGCAACAAAATGCTCCTCCAGCAAATCATGTTGTGAAAATACCTCCAgggccacctcctcctcctccatttgCTTCTCGTCCACCACTCTCTCTGAGCCATTTGGCACCTCCAGCTCCGCCTCCACTGCCTATGATAAATAGCAGTGGAGGTTCTGGTTCCAATTATTCCATGTCTGAGACACCACTGCCTCCACCATCTCCTAGTGTTGTTCTTGGATTGTCGAAAAACACTTTTACCTATGAAGAACTGGCCATGGCAACAAATGGATTCTCTGATGCTAATCTCCTTGGACAAGGTGGTTTTGGTTATGTGCATAGAGGAGTGATTCCAAATGGCAAAGAAGTTGCAGTAAAGCAATTGAAAACTGGAAGTGGACAGGGTGAGCGTGAATTCCAAGCGGAGGTTGAGATCATCAGCCGTGTGCATCACAAGCATCTTGTATCATTGGTCGGATACTGTATTGCAGGAGGCAAGAGGCTGCTTGTTTACGAATATGTTCCTAACAATACATTAGAGTTCCATTTGCATGGTAAGGCGTTGCCATTCTTTTAAGCTAAACACTTCATTTTTGCCGCTTAtactatttttaactttcttCCTTtcattgctcctgttttcctttTAGAGCACACATTGTGTTTTCTGTAGCCTAACTGTTGAATCAACTAT
This region of Zingiber officinale cultivar Zhangliang chromosome 9A, Zo_v1.1, whole genome shotgun sequence genomic DNA includes:
- the LOC122020854 gene encoding proline-rich receptor-like protein kinase PERK1 isoform X2 yields the protein MPDWLRYLGFTASLPFALAASFLSMIFTVVGLTIMFILWTLSLCTSCSSCCCQYEKMREVVKTLDMVHFYIIGWCTCDPSWSSKTVTEYNPNYQLHHQPPPTDFVIAIPRPPPPQLISSRNLLSPSSLTTTPGLSKRSFTYEELAISTNNFSMNNVLGEGGFSLVYKGTLTNGREVAIKRLKDTHRQPDLEFMKEFHLHGRNGSTLAWRHRFRISLDSAKGLEYLHEDCNPRVIHRDIKSANILLDHQFRAKIADFGIAKHVSDETTHISTVVKGTYGYLAPEYASTGKLTDKSDVYSYGVLLVELITGRKPLGLADWARPLLQKAMEDAIYDALIDPFLDNDYDPVEAGRMVACAAACLCHAAALRPSMSQICRALEGCISFGDQKSVQSPPGSSSANTLFQSVLTP
- the LOC122019578 gene encoding proline-rich receptor-like protein kinase PERK1, coding for MWLFCYLFIYLNPQFSSKATRRGSHIALRPTTAATAAAATMSSAPSPASSASSPPLETPSAPPTIATPPATSPTSIPPSTPSPLLLPTPPSASPPPPYVASDRSPPSSHSPPPPKAPSTRSPTTPSSSSSSSSSSISTPVVVGVAVGGVVILLMLSFICVFCWRKKRPVPHSPPHYYRASLPPPKAAKGDRYGEYWQQNAPPANHVVKIPPGPPPPPPFASRPPLSLSHLAPPAPPPLPMINSSGGSGSNYSMSETPLPPPSPSVVLGLSKNTFTYEELAMATNGFSDANLLGQGGFGYVHRGVIPNGKEVAVKQLKTGSGQGEREFQAEVEIISRVHHKHLVSLVGYCIAGGKRLLVYEYVPNNTLEFHLHGTGRPTMEWPIRLKIALGAAKGLAYLHEDCHPKIIHRDIKASNILLDYKFVPKVADFGLAKIASDNNTHVSTRVMGTFGYLAPEYASSGKLTDKSDVFSFGVMLLELITGRRPVDSSQTFMDDSLVDWARPLLTQALEDGNYGALIDLKLGTNYNPNEMASMIACAAACVRHSARQRPRMSQIARALEGDVSLHNLNQGVKPDHSKLYSSYGSGSDYNSKQYIEDTKKFRKMAMPTQEHTSSEYSAATSEYGQVPSASSSEGQHTREIELGKKIRYGYGYDTNL
- the LOC122020854 gene encoding proline-rich receptor-like protein kinase PERK1 isoform X1, with translation MPDWLRYLGFTASLPFALAASFLSMIFTVVGLTIMFILWTLSLCTSCSSCCCQYEKMREVVKTLDMVHFYIIGWCTCDPSWSSKTVTEYNPNYQLHHQPPPTDFVIAIPRPPPPQLISSRNLLSPSSLTTTPGLSKRSFTYEELAISTNNFSMNNVLGEGGFSLVYKGTLTNGREVAIKRLKDTHRQPDLEFMKEVDILSLVHHRHLVSLIGFYVSELICLLVCEYVPNKTLEFHLHGRNGSTLAWRHRFRISLDSAKGLEYLHEDCNPRVIHRDIKSANILLDHQFRAKIADFGIAKHVSDETTHISTVVKGTYGYLAPEYASTGKLTDKSDVYSYGVLLVELITGRKPLGLADWARPLLQKAMEDAIYDALIDPFLDNDYDPVEAGRMVACAAACLCHAAALRPSMSQICRALEGCISFGDQKSVQSPPGSSSANTLFQSVLTP
- the LOC122019577 gene encoding CST complex subunit STN1-like, yielding MSLSTILPNAALVALPPLYASPQTILRFEPRVKSYRLHNSPHSSSVTFSRKGMHVARAETVGVVVILDRGDDYITFQPARKACESARFVCGPKCIPCFLSLLHQREHGWYLGMAVEIARMEASVVELGKLVRIRGRITLYQGSIQLKVRNVLVENDPNMEILHSLDCIRLTKEVYDKRSSSNR